The segment TGGAGACGGCCCAGCCGTGCACCTCGGGGTCGAGGACGTCGTTGATGAACGCGTGGGCGGCTTCCTTGTTCTTGGAGGACTTGAGGATCACCATCGTGTCGACCCAGAGGTCGCTGCCCTCCTTGGGCACCACGAACTTGATGTCCTTCTGGTCCGTGGGGCACCAGCCGTCCCAGGCTTCGGCCAGTGCCACCTCGCCGGACTTCAGCCGGTCGCCGAACGTGGTGTCGTCGAAGGCCAGCAGGTTTCCCTTCGCCTTCACCAAGGTGTCCTTGACCTGGTCGAGCTGCGCCTTGTCCTGGGTGTTGGCGGAGAAGCCGAGCACCTTCTGGGCGGGCAGCATGAGCCAGCGCTCGGTGGCCAGCATGGTGACCTTGTTCTTGAGCGCGGGCCTCGGGTCGAGGAGGTCCTTCCAACTGTCGGGGTCGTACCCGGTGAGGTCGCGCCGGTAGCAGAGCCCGGTGGTGCCCCAGGTGTAGGGGACCGAGTACTTGTTGCCCTTGTCGTAGGCGAGCTGGGTCGCTTCGGGCGAGAGGTTCTTCAGGTTCGGGACCAGCTCGGGGTGGATCGGTTCGAGCAGGCCCTGTTCGGCGAGCGCCTGGGCGTACTGGCCGGATACGAAGGCGACGTCGATGCCGCTGTCGCCGCCTGCGGTCAGCTTGGCGACCACCTCCTCGTTGGTGGCGTGCTTGGTGACCGTGACGGTGGTCCCGGTCTTCGCCTTGAACGTGGCCGGTAGGTCCTCCGGCATGTACTTGTCCCAGTTGGAGATCGTGAGCGTCTGCTTGCTCAGGTCGGCCGAGGGGTCCAACTGGTCGGGTGCGGCGGGGCCTTCGGAGGAGGGGCCTCCACCACAGGCGGCGAGGGTCAGGACGAGAGCCGCGGTGAGCGTCGCGGCCGACATGCGGCGCATGCCGGCACCACCTTCCGGGTCGGGGGGACTGCGGACGGAGGCCGAGTGTTGCATCTCACGTCAACATGGACAAGACTCTGTTCGCCTTGCTGGGGTCTATTTCTTGTTACGGAACTGAATATGGATTCAAAAGACCTAGTTCACCCGGATGGGGTGCCCAGCCCCTACACGGCACGGGACTTCGCCCCGCTGCCGCCACTCGACGACCTTGACGAGCGGCCCATCCCGGACGACCAGACCCATCGGTCCGTGGTCGTCGGGGACCGGTTCGTCGTCAAGTGGTTCACGCCGCCCACGCCGCCTCCGCACCGCGCCCTGACGGTCCTGGAACGGCTGGCCGCGGCCGGGTTCACTGCCACGGCGCAGCCCTACCGTGCGGTGTTCGGGCCCGACGACGCCCTGGTCGCACTCGTCACCGCCTTCCTGCCCGAGGCCCGGGACGGCTGGCAGTGGTGCGTCACCGCGGCCCTCTCGGAGGAACCGGCAGGAAGGGTCCTGGGAGACGTCACCCGGGAGTTGCACCGGGCGCTCGCCGCACCGACCACGGCCGATCCGTCACCGGTCGTTCGGGGAAGGCTGGAGCGACTGCCGGCAGCGCTCGCCGTACTCGACGAGGCCCTCGCGCTGACCGACGATCCGTGGCTGCACGGCGTCGCCCCCCGGCTGCGCGCCGACCTCAACCAGCCGGGCGATCCGGCCGTCACGCCGCTGCTGCGCATCCACGGCGATCTCCACGTCGGCCAGGTCCTGCGCTGGCGCGGGGGGTACGCGGTCATCGACTTCGACGGCAACCCCGCGGTGGCTTCCGACGAACTGCAGCCCGCAGCGCGGGACGTCGCGCAGATGCTGACCAGTCTGGAGCATGTCGGACAGGTCGCCCGGCGGCGCAACGGCCACGACGCCTCCGCCTGGGTGCGCCAGGCCCGCGCCGACTTCCTCGCCGCCTACGGCGCACCCGAGGTCTTCGACGAACGCCTGCTCAAGGCGTTCTCCATCGAGCAGGAGTGCCGGGAGCTGATATACGCAGCCCGGTTCCTGCCCCGCTGGCGCTACGCCCCACTGGGCGTACTTCGCTCCTGGTACGAAGGGCACTGATGGATCCCGCACTCTTCCGCTCGGACATCGAGGCCAAGCCCGAGTCGATGCGCACCCTGGCGGCCGAACTCCGCGGCGCCGACCCCTTCACCCGGCTTCAAGCCGTGGAGAGGGTGGTGTTCCTCGGCATGGGAAGCTCCCGCTATGCCGCCACCGTCGCCGCCCACCGGCTGCGCCGCGCCGGGATCGACGCGGTCGCCGAATACGCCTCCGCCCTCCCCGCGCCTGCCAGGGCCGGAACCCTGGTAGTGGCGATCTCCGCGACCGGTGCCAGCCGCGAGGTCCTCGACGCTCTCCCCGCCTACCCGGGGCACGTCGCCCTGACCAATGTGGCAGGCTCGCCCGTCACCGAGGGCGCTTCTCTTGTGGTGCCGATGCTCGCGGGAGAGGAGAAGGGCGGCGTCGCGTGCCGTTCCTTCCAGCACACGCTGGCGCTGCTCCTGGCCCTGGAGAACCGGCTGACCGGCGCCGGACGCGATCTGCCCGGCCTGCTGGAACGTGCGGCCGAGGCCAGTGAGGACCTGCTGGAAGGCAGGTGGTTGGCCGCAGCCGGCCCGCTCCTCGACAGCTCCGACGGCTTGTACGCGATCGCGCCCTACGAACGGATCTCCTCGGCCGAGCAGTCCGCCCTGATGGTTCGCGAAGGACCACGCCGCCCCGCGGACGCCTGCGAGACCGGTGACTGGGCACACGTGGACGTCTACCTGACCAAGACGCGGGACTACCGGGCCCTGCTGTTCCCCGGCTCTCGCTACGACGCCCAGGTGATGGAGTGGATCAACCTCCGC is part of the Kitasatospora cineracea genome and harbors:
- a CDS encoding polyamine ABC transporter substrate-binding protein; protein product: MRRMSAATLTAALVLTLAACGGGPSSEGPAAPDQLDPSADLSKQTLTISNWDKYMPEDLPATFKAKTGTTVTVTKHATNEEVVAKLTAGGDSGIDVAFVSGQYAQALAEQGLLEPIHPELVPNLKNLSPEATQLAYDKGNKYSVPYTWGTTGLCYRRDLTGYDPDSWKDLLDPRPALKNKVTMLATERWLMLPAQKVLGFSANTQDKAQLDQVKDTLVKAKGNLLAFDDTTFGDRLKSGEVALAEAWDGWCPTDQKDIKFVVPKEGSDLWVDTMVILKSSKNKEAAHAFINDVLDPEVHGWAVSNILYKVPNAAAMAKVDPALLKNYPALAMTPADLLKGEGLVDLGDAGPAYTQIATEVTAK
- a CDS encoding aminoglycoside phosphotransferase, which translates into the protein MPSPYTARDFAPLPPLDDLDERPIPDDQTHRSVVVGDRFVVKWFTPPTPPPHRALTVLERLAAAGFTATAQPYRAVFGPDDALVALVTAFLPEARDGWQWCVTAALSEEPAGRVLGDVTRELHRALAAPTTADPSPVVRGRLERLPAALAVLDEALALTDDPWLHGVAPRLRADLNQPGDPAVTPLLRIHGDLHVGQVLRWRGGYAVIDFDGNPAVASDELQPAARDVAQMLTSLEHVGQVARRRNGHDASAWVRQARADFLAAYGAPEVFDERLLKAFSIEQECRELIYAARFLPRWRYAPLGVLRSWYEGH
- a CDS encoding SIS domain-containing protein; amino-acid sequence: MDPALFRSDIEAKPESMRTLAAELRGADPFTRLQAVERVVFLGMGSSRYAATVAAHRLRRAGIDAVAEYASALPAPARAGTLVVAISATGASREVLDALPAYPGHVALTNVAGSPVTEGASLVVPMLAGEEKGGVACRSFQHTLALLLALENRLTGAGRDLPGLLERAAEASEDLLEGRWLAAAGPLLDSSDGLYAIAPYERISSAEQSALMVREGPRRPADACETGDWAHVDVYLTKTRDYRALLFPGSRYDAQVMEWINLRGSTVVTVGGQVRGARAAVRYRHDTDPDVALLTETLVAELLAATWWSRG